A window of Metabacillus sp. B2-18 contains these coding sequences:
- a CDS encoding winged helix-turn-helix transcriptional regulator: MPNLGEKVFNCEKELTLSIIGGKWKMLVLWHLGKEGTKRFGELKALMPGITQRMLVNQLRELEDHLIVHREVYPVVPPKVEYSLTEYGRSLMPILEAMYDWGKDYIENVLEKETENKSSIQ; this comes from the coding sequence ATGCCGAATCTTGGGGAAAAAGTGTTTAATTGTGAAAAAGAATTGACTCTTTCGATTATTGGTGGAAAATGGAAAATGTTGGTATTGTGGCATCTAGGAAAAGAAGGAACCAAACGTTTTGGTGAACTAAAGGCCCTCATGCCGGGTATCACTCAAAGAATGCTTGTTAATCAATTGCGCGAACTTGAAGACCATTTGATTGTTCATCGTGAAGTCTATCCTGTCGTTCCACCAAAAGTTGAATACTCACTCACTGAGTATGGAAGAAGTCTGATGCCTATTCTGGAAGCTATGTATGACTGGGGTAAAGATTATATTGAGAATGTATTGGAAAAAGAAACAGAAAACAAATCGTCTATTCAGTAG
- a CDS encoding HNH endonuclease codes for MAKHGYSGLGYEIVKAVATGDILEPITYEKVKLFCEENKINASEKHMRVILPNASENGHSPTYKKYFERIGRGQYVVLPEFKSQKRFYWLNIDSTSYEWTFTNKKLGTTQTFSNLNMNGNKRKNPRCFREITVGDLAVAYEIGDVRAITTICKVTDKYEEDHEISVEFQKISDYELGLELDSLINSRNLEDCEAVHFHRGTLFEIEHNHFELIAQMLKEKNKVLSDEEELYQAVKQAMKNNKQERLSRIDNRDSVYPDTYEVLTKAFRRDPDVIAEVLIRANGTCEKCGKEAPFKRASDGSPYLEVHHKKRLADGGEDTTDNAIAVCPNCHRELHFG; via the coding sequence ATGGCGAAACACGGATATAGTGGCTTAGGATATGAAATTGTGAAAGCTGTTGCTACTGGGGATATACTCGAACCGATTACATATGAAAAGGTAAAACTTTTTTGTGAGGAAAATAAAATAAACGCAAGCGAAAAGCATATGAGAGTTATTTTACCTAATGCAAGTGAAAATGGTCATAGTCCTACATATAAGAAATATTTTGAAAGAATTGGTCGTGGACAATATGTAGTACTTCCTGAATTTAAAAGTCAGAAGAGATTTTACTGGTTAAATATTGATTCAACTAGTTATGAATGGACTTTTACTAATAAAAAACTTGGCACAACTCAAACATTTTCAAATCTTAATATGAATGGAAACAAACGAAAAAACCCACGGTGCTTTAGAGAAATTACTGTTGGGGATTTAGCAGTAGCATACGAAATTGGTGATGTACGAGCAATCACCACTATTTGTAAGGTAACAGACAAGTATGAAGAAGATCATGAAATTTCTGTAGAATTTCAAAAAATAAGTGATTATGAACTTGGTTTAGAACTGGATAGTCTAATAAATTCACGAAATTTAGAAGACTGTGAGGCAGTCCATTTTCATAGGGGGACATTATTTGAGATTGAGCATAATCATTTTGAACTTATTGCACAAATGTTAAAAGAGAAAAACAAAGTCTTAAGTGATGAGGAAGAACTCTATCAAGCTGTTAAACAGGCGATGAAGAATAACAAGCAGGAAAGATTATCACGCATAGATAACAGAGATTCTGTATATCCAGATACATATGAAGTACTTACTAAGGCTTTTAGACGTGACCCAGACGTTATAGCTGAAGTTTTGATTCGAGCAAATGGAACCTGTGAAAAATGTGGAAAAGAAGCTCCGTTTAAAAGGGCATCAGATGGTAGTCCTTATCTAGAAGTTCACCATAAAAAAAGACTAGCAGATGGTGGAGAAGACACTACCGATAATGCGATAGCTGTTTGTCCCAATTGTCACAGAGAGTTACATTTTGGTTAG
- the hxlB gene encoding 6-phospho-3-hexuloisomerase, with protein sequence MKTTQYLAEVVQELSRTVDLISDEEAEKLVNKILESKKIFVAGAGRSGFMGKSFVMRMMHMGIDAYVVGETVTANLEKGDLLIIGSGSGETKTLVSIAEKAKSLGGTVAAVTISPDSTIGKLADIIIKLPGSPKDQSESEYKTIQPMGSLFEQTMLLFYDALILRFMEKKGLDSTKMYGKHANLE encoded by the coding sequence ATGAAAACTACTCAATATTTAGCTGAAGTCGTTCAAGAATTAAGTCGGACAGTCGACTTAATCTCTGACGAAGAAGCAGAGAAGTTGGTTAATAAGATTCTGGAATCCAAAAAAATCTTTGTTGCAGGTGCGGGCAGATCTGGATTTATGGGCAAATCTTTCGTGATGAGAATGATGCACATGGGGATCGATGCTTATGTAGTCGGTGAAACTGTAACAGCAAATTTAGAAAAAGGTGATTTGTTGATCATCGGTTCAGGTTCAGGTGAAACGAAAACCTTGGTTTCAATCGCTGAAAAAGCAAAAAGTTTAGGTGGGACGGTCGCAGCTGTAACGATTTCCCCTGACTCCACGATTGGAAAATTAGCTGATATTATCATTAAATTGCCTGGATCACCGAAAGATCAATCTGAAAGTGAATATAAGACCATACAACCAATGGGGTCACTTTTTGAGCAAACGATGTTATTATTTTATGATGCATTGATCTTGCGTTTTATGGAAAAAAAAGGCTTAGACTCTACTAAAATGTACGGCAAACATGCCAATCTCGAATAG
- the zwf gene encoding glucose-6-phosphate dehydrogenase translates to MDSMTFVLFGATGDLAKRKIYPALFNLYLNQKLPDSFLIIGVGIDEMSDVDFQNHVTDSLYTFSRHLINDKSEKQEFVKAFRYCQLDFTNAEGYKKLVEVVQQNEKDQSIEENRMFYLSVAPEFFDVIALNIKESGLGSTKGWKRLIIEKPFGYDLKSAEDLNEKLSKAFEEDEIFRIDHYLGKPMVQNLEALEFANPVLQSLWNNRFIANVQITASETVGVEERAGYYDQAGAIRDMVQNHMLQLLMMTAMHLPKQISAKDIRNEKRKVMESLRPLQKNTVGIHVVRGQYGSGEINGTPVVRYLEEPGVDASSKNDTFVAARLWIDNSFWDGVPFYIRTGKRMTEKLTRIVIEFKNPLKNLYTNEIQNAEPNLLVINVSPNEGVSLQLNSKNPINGKLEPIVVDFSASKKDVPEAYELLIFDALRGDSTFFAHWDEVELSWKWVQPVLEAFEENALPLHLYQAGSMGPQAASQLLEEDGFKWWETRGGV, encoded by the coding sequence GTGGATTCTATGACGTTTGTCTTATTTGGGGCAACTGGGGATTTAGCTAAGCGAAAAATCTACCCTGCCTTGTTTAATTTATATTTGAATCAAAAATTACCAGATTCTTTTTTGATCATTGGTGTAGGAATAGACGAAATGTCTGATGTTGATTTTCAAAACCATGTAACAGACTCGCTATACACTTTTTCTAGACACTTGATAAATGATAAATCCGAAAAACAAGAGTTTGTAAAGGCATTTCGTTATTGCCAGTTAGATTTCACGAATGCTGAAGGGTATAAGAAGTTAGTTGAAGTCGTTCAACAAAATGAAAAAGACCAGAGTATTGAAGAGAATCGAATGTTTTATCTTTCTGTTGCTCCTGAATTCTTTGATGTAATTGCTTTAAACATAAAGGAGAGTGGCTTAGGTTCGACAAAGGGATGGAAACGATTGATTATCGAAAAACCATTTGGGTATGACTTAAAATCTGCTGAAGATTTAAACGAAAAATTAAGCAAAGCTTTTGAAGAAGATGAAATTTTCCGGATTGACCATTATCTCGGAAAACCAATGGTTCAAAACCTTGAAGCCTTGGAATTTGCCAATCCTGTGCTGCAATCACTTTGGAACAATCGGTTTATTGCCAATGTGCAAATTACGGCTAGTGAAACGGTTGGTGTAGAAGAGAGGGCTGGTTATTATGACCAAGCAGGCGCTATTCGTGATATGGTTCAAAATCATATGCTACAGCTGTTGATGATGACAGCCATGCATCTCCCAAAACAGATTAGTGCAAAAGATATCCGTAATGAGAAAAGAAAAGTTATGGAATCTCTGCGACCATTACAGAAAAATACTGTAGGTATCCACGTCGTTCGTGGCCAATATGGATCAGGTGAAATAAACGGTACACCAGTAGTCAGATACTTAGAAGAACCTGGCGTTGATGCTTCTTCTAAAAACGATACATTCGTCGCTGCTCGTCTATGGATTGATAATTCCTTCTGGGACGGGGTCCCATTCTATATCCGGACAGGAAAAAGAATGACGGAAAAATTAACGCGGATTGTGATTGAATTCAAAAACCCATTAAAGAATTTGTATACCAATGAAATCCAAAATGCTGAACCCAATCTATTAGTTATTAATGTAAGTCCTAATGAAGGTGTTTCGTTGCAGTTAAATAGTAAAAACCCGATAAATGGAAAATTAGAACCTATTGTTGTTGATTTTTCAGCGAGTAAAAAAGACGTGCCCGAAGCATATGAACTCTTAATATTTGATGCTCTGCGTGGGGACTCTACCTTCTTTGCTCATTGGGACGAAGTTGAATTATCTTGGAAATGGGTACAGCCCGTTTTAGAGGCGTTTGAGGAAAATGCCCTTCCACTCCACCTATATCAAGCCGGTTCGATGGGGCCACAAGCTGCTTCGCAATTATTGGAGGAGGATGGTTTTAAATGGTGGGAAACTAGGGGGGGAGTTTAA
- the hxlA gene encoding 3-hexulose-6-phosphate synthase — protein MKLQLALDLVDIPGAIELVKEVENHIDVVEIGTPVVINEGLKAVKEVKAAFPNLTVLADLKIMDAAGYEVSQASAAGADIITILGTAEDESIKGAVEEAKKQGKQILADMIAVKDIEGRAKELDELGVDYICVHTGYDLQAVGKNSFEDLATIKSVVKNAKTAIAGGIKLETLPDVIKVQPDLVIVGGGITSKDDKKAVAAKMQELIKQG, from the coding sequence ATGAAATTACAATTAGCATTAGATCTTGTAGATATTCCAGGAGCCATTGAATTGGTGAAAGAAGTAGAAAATCATATAGATGTTGTAGAAATCGGCACGCCGGTTGTGATTAATGAAGGCCTTAAAGCAGTAAAGGAAGTGAAAGCTGCCTTCCCTAACTTAACTGTATTAGCTGACCTTAAAATCATGGATGCAGCTGGATATGAAGTTAGCCAAGCATCTGCAGCAGGCGCTGACATCATCACCATTCTTGGTACAGCTGAAGACGAGTCCATTAAAGGTGCTGTAGAAGAAGCAAAAAAACAAGGTAAACAAATCCTTGCTGATATGATCGCAGTTAAAGACATTGAAGGTCGTGCGAAAGAACTGGATGAACTAGGAGTAGATTATATCTGCGTTCACACAGGTTATGACCTTCAAGCTGTAGGAAAAAATTCTTTCGAAGACCTTGCAACCATTAAGAGCGTTGTAAAAAATGCGAAAACTGCTATTGCAGGCGGAATCAAATTAGAAACACTTCCAGATGTGATTAAAGTACAACCAGATCTTGTCATCGTAGGTGGCGGTATCACAAGCAAAGACGATAAAAAAGCAGTTGCAGCTAAAATGCAAGAATTAATTAAACAAGGTTAA
- a CDS encoding ABC transporter ATP-binding protein, which produces MIKGLLEKLRQPKQKSSAEPDRQYISEDQVQAIVDQRIKEHASALQTPSTDDEEHLLTPKQIDYALSLIDKVKDEFVIAIDPTKLTVKDLNRLIGYNRYKNKGTLVNLVKKGVLKKV; this is translated from the coding sequence ATGATTAAAGGACTACTGGAGAAATTAAGACAGCCTAAACAAAAATCATCAGCTGAACCAGACAGACAATATATAAGTGAAGATCAAGTACAGGCAATTGTTGATCAACGAATAAAAGAACATGCTTCAGCACTCCAGACTCCAAGTACTGATGATGAAGAACATCTTTTAACGCCAAAACAAATTGACTATGCACTTTCGTTAATTGATAAAGTTAAAGATGAATTTGTGATTGCTATTGATCCAACTAAATTGACTGTTAAGGATTTAAATAGGTTGATTGGTTATAATCGGTATAAGAATAAGGGGACTTTAGTGAATTTAGTGAAAAAGGGTGTTTTAAAAAAAGTATAA
- a CDS encoding DNA modification system-associated small protein: MGHLQEKELEILGQICKKNNLSIKSVYNLLKTAEKFSYENVSAGARKKEYLDLIDFYLKGGK, from the coding sequence TTGGGCCATTTACAAGAAAAAGAACTAGAAATATTAGGTCAGATTTGTAAAAAAAATAATTTATCAATAAAATCTGTATATAATTTATTAAAAACTGCTGAAAAATTCTCTTATGAAAATGTTTCTGCAGGAGCAAGAAAGAAAGAGTACCTTGATTTGATAGATTTCTATTTAAAAGGTGGTAAATAA
- a CDS encoding 3'-5' exonuclease: MAVTIPENIRSTATAGERLLFRTLKTYLPDDYIVYYEPDIQGRRPDFIIIGPDLGIVILEVKDYTKNTLFQINHEEWQIVTSSGEQTFVKSPMKQARENMFHVVNALKKDKNLIQLEGKYKFQLKFPYGHGVVFTRMYSKDFIEHSLYSVVEPSLCLTRDEIDPDKESFSEEVLMEKILNMFVVPFRLREPLSNEDISAIRYHLFPEVRISAEFKQPVPYQDQLLLSLHDIKTMDLHQENLAKQIGDKNRLIRGVAGSGKTIILASRAKMLSKQNPDWKILILCYNISLANAIQQMITHMLNEPEDLFDFDPATNTIQNKHITVRNFHAWLKHDLKISEHQLPSVIEKLEKKEAILPTYDAVLIDEGQDFEADWLRLVSLLINEQTQSLLLVEDRAQTIYNKKRSYLQDTGLSFQGRSKVLSINYRNTHQIVTFAWNFYRKHSLLKNKVVKRELEGEIIAPQSTKRKGPEPGIIKAKNFFEEMRLVARQAKKLNEEKKVSYEEMLILYRVKRTHQHPIIDTIKKALGDENLPYYWITENDVSKRSYEKEDGKIKISTIDSSKGLDFRAVFIVNIESMPFPLVDNKEREVSLFYIGMTRAQEYLCLSYSGESEFTQYLDEVVEEKKQQNDGIEKAN, encoded by the coding sequence ATGGCAGTTACAATTCCTGAAAATATTCGATCAACGGCTACCGCGGGGGAAAGGTTATTATTTCGAACACTAAAGACCTATTTACCTGATGATTATATTGTTTATTACGAACCAGATATTCAAGGGAGAAGACCGGATTTTATTATTATTGGACCAGACCTTGGTATTGTTATTTTAGAGGTTAAGGATTACACAAAAAATACATTGTTTCAGATTAATCATGAAGAATGGCAAATTGTCACATCTTCTGGTGAGCAAACCTTTGTGAAAAGTCCAATGAAACAAGCAAGAGAAAATATGTTTCATGTTGTGAATGCTTTGAAAAAAGATAAAAATTTAATTCAGCTTGAGGGAAAGTATAAGTTTCAGTTGAAGTTTCCTTATGGACATGGTGTTGTGTTTACTAGAATGTATTCAAAAGACTTTATTGAGCATAGTCTTTATTCTGTTGTAGAACCAAGCCTTTGCTTAACGAGAGATGAAATTGATCCTGATAAAGAATCATTTTCTGAAGAAGTCTTAATGGAGAAAATCTTGAATATGTTTGTCGTTCCCTTTCGTTTAAGAGAACCACTTTCAAACGAAGATATAAGTGCGATTCGTTATCACTTGTTTCCAGAGGTTCGAATTAGTGCTGAGTTTAAACAGCCTGTTCCATATCAAGATCAGCTTTTATTATCGCTTCATGATATTAAAACAATGGATCTCCATCAGGAAAATTTAGCAAAGCAAATCGGTGATAAAAACCGATTAATTCGTGGTGTAGCTGGAAGCGGCAAAACAATTATCCTAGCTAGTAGGGCTAAAATGTTATCAAAGCAAAATCCTGACTGGAAAATCTTAATACTTTGCTACAATATCTCTCTAGCAAATGCCATTCAGCAAATGATCACCCATATGTTAAACGAACCTGAAGATTTATTTGATTTTGATCCTGCCACAAATACGATTCAAAATAAACATATTACCGTTCGCAATTTTCATGCTTGGTTAAAACATGATTTAAAAATTAGTGAACATCAACTTCCATCTGTCATTGAAAAGCTGGAAAAGAAAGAAGCTATTCTTCCTACATATGATGCAGTTTTAATAGATGAGGGACAAGATTTTGAAGCGGACTGGCTACGATTAGTTAGTTTGCTTATTAACGAACAAACACAATCTTTACTTTTAGTAGAAGATCGGGCACAAACTATTTACAACAAGAAACGCTCATACCTTCAAGACACCGGGTTAAGCTTTCAAGGTAGATCAAAGGTATTGTCGATTAATTACCGTAACACACATCAAATTGTGACTTTTGCTTGGAACTTTTATAGAAAACATTCCTTATTGAAAAATAAGGTTGTAAAGCGTGAACTAGAGGGAGAGATTATCGCACCTCAGAGCACCAAACGAAAGGGACCAGAGCCTGGCATTATAAAAGCAAAAAACTTCTTTGAAGAAATGCGACTGGTTGCTCGCCAAGCTAAGAAATTGAATGAAGAGAAAAAGGTTTCGTATGAAGAAATGTTAATTCTTTACCGAGTAAAACGTACACACCAACATCCTATTATTGATACAATCAAAAAAGCTTTAGGTGATGAGAATTTGCCATATTATTGGATTACAGAAAATGATGTTTCCAAAAGATCCTACGAAAAAGAGGATGGAAAAATAAAAATCAGTACCATAGATAGTAGCAAAGGCCTGGATTTCCGCGCGGTTTTCATTGTAAACATTGAATCTATGCCTTTTCCGTTGGTTGATAACAAAGAAAGAGAAGTTTCATTATTTTATATTGGAATGACTAGGGCGCAGGAATATTTATGTTTGTCTTATTCAGGTGAATCGGAGTTTACTCAGTATTTGGATGAAGTAGTTGAAGAAAAAAAACAACAAAACGATGGAATCGAAAAAGCTAATTAA
- a CDS encoding zeta toxin family protein: MSHSHRPMFYVFAGNNGSGKSTIRNLLIDKIGVDINLDPDAIARRIDPSNPESKRVTAGKEVIKSVYRYIKEGKDFSIETTLAGGNAIRQMEKAKEMGYEITMFYVALSDVSQNIKRVAMRVKNGGHDIPTEDILRRSKTSFDHLYQYAHMVDNIVLVDNSQEDGEIVLEINNGAITFEAQNLPQWVLPVKEQFLY, from the coding sequence ATGAGTCATAGCCACAGACCTATGTTCTACGTGTTTGCTGGGAACAATGGGAGTGGAAAAAGCACCATCAGAAACCTACTCATCGACAAAATTGGTGTAGATATTAATCTAGATCCAGACGCAATTGCAAGAAGAATTGACCCTTCAAACCCAGAATCCAAAAGGGTAACAGCTGGAAAAGAAGTAATAAAATCTGTATATAGATATATCAAAGAAGGTAAAGATTTCTCAATTGAGACCACACTTGCTGGTGGAAATGCTATTCGACAAATGGAGAAAGCTAAAGAGATGGGCTATGAAATCACTATGTTTTATGTAGCTTTGAGTGATGTTAGTCAGAATATTAAGCGTGTTGCCATGAGGGTGAAAAATGGGGGACATGATATCCCGACTGAAGATATCCTTAGAAGAAGCAAAACGTCTTTTGACCATTTATATCAATATGCACATATGGTTGATAACATTGTCCTGGTTGATAACAGTCAAGAAGACGGTGAAATTGTTCTTGAAATTAATAATGGTGCAATCACATTTGAAGCGCAAAACTTACCTCAATGGGTACTTCCTGTTAAGGAGCAGTTTTTGTATTAA
- a CDS encoding DUF3427 domain-containing protein, translating into MLKQGIYEEIINKKLKYELANLDNDTFELGKEKLDVEEARKMLSSYISTITRKALKSLRENQNEDSEALFQQIKVCNEIIELLSMKLDDEEFRSLQIEEEGEVLTSIYSRLNSIKSIRKDEVIRPVTPISQSSLFTGSNYEPNMLGELKKEILTSNQIDMLVSFIKWSGVRCIIEELREFTDRGGELRVITTSYMEATDFKAIEELSKLSNTVIKVSYDVERTRLHAKAYLFKRDTGFTTAYIGSSNLSNPALTSGLEWNLKVTEKDSFDIVRKFEATFESYWNDKEFQPFDYRNQQDQELLRKALSKKKKAADQDLNFVFDIRPFHYQKEILEKLEVERKVFGRYKNLVVAATGVGKTVISAFDFKRYYTSNGNRARFLFVAHREEILKQSLDTFRGILKDPNFGEMLVGNHVPSSLDTLFTSIQSFNSKKLYEKTTSEFYDYIIVDEFHHAAAESYQKLLKHYQPNILLGLTATPERMDGKDILHYFDHTVAAQMRLTEAVNQKLLSPFQYFCVSDLVDLSKLKWSRKGYDVKELENVYTSNDMRSNQIIKSVYKYVTSIDDVKGLGFCVSVEHAKYMTDYFNQMGIPSLALHGNVGQTLRHEAQDMLTRGEIKFIFVVDLYNEGVDIPDVNTILFLRPTESLTVFLQQLGRGLRLAEGKECLTVLDFIGQAHKDYNFEEKFRALLGKTKHSIEHYVENGFFNLPKGCFVQLERQAKEYILRNIKAGANTKANLISKMKYFEQDTGLKLTLNNFLKHYHLSLYDFYGKSKDRSFTRLMVHADAKENFEVENEKFITSRLPNLFHLNSAKLLDFYNRFIDGETAQTEEERLMLAMFYYSFYQHHPKKQGFSSIEDGLWAILSIKEFRNEIVEILEYLYSSLVTMEIENEFDFPCPLTVHSRYSTAQVLAALGYYSEEASPSFREGVKHFKEKNLDVFFTTLNKSEKDFSPSTLYDDYAINETLFHWQTQSKVAEGSETANRYRTHMKTDHKLALFVREYKKEYGLTSSFIFLGLVDYVKHSGSKPVSFVWALHEEMPSYLVPRANKNIL; encoded by the coding sequence ATGCTCAAACAAGGAATCTACGAAGAAATTATAAATAAGAAATTAAAATATGAACTAGCAAATCTAGATAACGATACATTTGAACTAGGAAAAGAAAAGTTAGACGTTGAGGAAGCTAGAAAAATGCTTTCTTCCTACATATCTACAATTACAAGAAAAGCATTAAAATCCCTTAGAGAAAATCAAAATGAAGATTCTGAAGCTTTATTTCAACAAATTAAAGTCTGTAATGAGATTATTGAGCTTCTTAGTATGAAGCTAGATGATGAAGAGTTTAGAAGCTTACAAATTGAGGAAGAGGGAGAAGTTCTTACTTCGATTTATTCACGTCTTAATTCTATAAAGAGTATTAGAAAGGATGAAGTTATTCGTCCAGTAACACCAATTTCCCAAAGCTCTTTATTTACTGGATCGAATTATGAACCAAACATGCTTGGGGAGTTAAAGAAAGAGATTTTGACTTCAAATCAGATTGATATGCTTGTTTCTTTTATAAAGTGGAGTGGCGTTCGGTGCATCATTGAGGAATTGAGGGAATTTACTGATCGAGGTGGAGAGTTAAGAGTTATTACCACATCTTATATGGAAGCGACTGATTTTAAAGCGATTGAAGAATTGAGTAAGCTCTCTAATACTGTGATCAAGGTTTCTTATGATGTTGAACGGACTAGACTTCATGCAAAGGCTTACCTTTTTAAAAGAGATACAGGCTTTACGACTGCATATATTGGTTCTTCCAATTTATCAAACCCTGCGTTAACTTCAGGGCTAGAGTGGAATTTGAAGGTAACGGAGAAGGATTCATTTGATATCGTTAGAAAATTTGAAGCTACATTTGAAAGCTATTGGAATGACAAAGAATTTCAACCATTTGATTATAGAAATCAGCAAGATCAGGAGTTACTTCGGAAAGCTTTATCTAAAAAGAAGAAAGCAGCTGACCAAGATTTGAATTTTGTCTTTGATATTCGACCATTTCATTACCAAAAGGAAATCTTAGAAAAATTAGAGGTTGAACGGAAGGTATTTGGTCGTTATAAAAATCTCGTTGTTGCGGCTACAGGGGTTGGAAAGACCGTTATATCAGCATTTGATTTCAAACGATATTATACAAGTAATGGAAATAGAGCAAGGTTCTTATTTGTAGCTCATAGAGAGGAAATTCTAAAACAAAGCTTAGATACCTTTCGTGGGATTTTAAAAGACCCAAACTTTGGTGAAATGCTTGTAGGTAACCATGTTCCATCATCATTAGATACTTTATTTACAAGTATTCAAAGCTTTAACAGTAAAAAGTTATATGAAAAAACAACGAGTGAATTTTATGATTATATTATTGTTGATGAATTTCACCATGCCGCTGCTGAATCTTATCAAAAGCTTCTTAAACATTATCAGCCAAACATTTTACTTGGTTTGACGGCAACACCTGAACGAATGGACGGGAAAGATATTCTTCATTATTTTGATCATACCGTTGCAGCTCAAATGCGATTAACGGAAGCAGTTAATCAAAAATTACTATCACCTTTTCAGTATTTTTGTGTAAGTGATTTGGTAGATCTCTCTAAATTAAAGTGGAGTAGAAAAGGTTATGATGTGAAAGAGCTTGAAAATGTATATACTTCTAATGACATGAGGAGTAATCAAATCATTAAAAGTGTTTATAAGTATGTCACCTCAATTGATGATGTAAAAGGGCTTGGATTTTGTGTTTCAGTGGAGCATGCTAAATATATGACTGACTATTTTAATCAGATGGGAATTCCGTCCCTTGCCCTACATGGTAATGTGGGTCAAACGCTACGTCATGAGGCGCAAGATATGCTAACTCGAGGCGAAATCAAATTTATATTTGTTGTTGATTTATATAATGAGGGTGTCGATATTCCTGATGTTAATACCATTTTATTTTTGAGGCCAACTGAAAGTTTAACTGTGTTTTTACAACAGCTCGGTAGGGGACTACGACTAGCTGAGGGGAAAGAATGCTTAACCGTTCTCGATTTCATCGGACAAGCTCATAAAGATTATAACTTCGAAGAGAAATTTAGAGCACTTTTAGGAAAAACAAAGCATTCGATTGAACATTATGTTGAAAATGGATTTTTCAATCTTCCTAAAGGGTGCTTTGTACAGCTAGAAAGGCAAGCTAAGGAATATATCTTAAGAAATATTAAAGCAGGTGCGAACACAAAAGCGAATTTAATTTCAAAAATGAAATACTTTGAACAGGATACAGGATTAAAGCTAACTCTTAATAATTTTCTAAAGCATTATCATTTATCCCTTTATGACTTTTACGGAAAAAGTAAAGACCGAAGCTTCACTCGCTTGATGGTACATGCTGACGCTAAAGAGAATTTTGAGGTTGAGAATGAAAAGTTTATCACAAGTCGTCTACCTAACTTATTCCATCTCAATTCAGCAAAACTACTTGATTTTTATAATCGTTTTATTGATGGTGAAACAGCTCAAACAGAAGAAGAAAGATTAATGCTTGCGATGTTTTATTATTCTTTTTATCAACATCATCCTAAGAAACAGGGATTTTCTTCAATTGAAGATGGACTATGGGCCATACTCTCAATCAAAGAGTTTAGGAATGAAATAGTCGAAATACTAGAGTATTTGTATTCATCACTTGTAACAATGGAAATTGAAAATGAGTTTGATTTTCCTTGTCCTTTAACTGTTCATAGCCGTTATTCAACTGCCCAAGTGCTAGCTGCATTAGGATATTATAGTGAAGAAGCAAGTCCATCCTTTAGAGAAGGAGTTAAGCATTTTAAAGAGAAAAACCTTGATGTATTCTTTACTACTCTTAATAAATCTGAAAAAGATTTTTCTCCATCAACACTTTATGATGACTATGCGATCAATGAGACATTGTTCCATTGGCAAACACAGTCAAAGGTTGCAGAAGGCAGCGAGACTGCAAACCGATATCGAACTCATATGAAAACTGATCATAAGCTTGCATTGTTTGTCAGGGAATACAAGAAAGAGTATGGTTTGACATCTTCATTCATTTTTCTAGGGTTAGTTGATTATGTAAAGCATTCTGGCAGTAAGCCAGTGAGTTTTGTTTGGGCGTTACATGAGGAAATGCCATCGTACTTGGTGCCGAGGGCGAATAAAAATATTTTATAA